In Bombus fervidus isolate BK054 chromosome 13, iyBomFerv1, whole genome shotgun sequence, a single genomic region encodes these proteins:
- the LOC139993513 gene encoding sorting nexin-4 has protein sequence MEEVFQNGNYQRESNANITTMETQKEDVLLDHMEISIVETEKRANGALNLREFYTVYLIETKITDPSFKGALTKVSSLWRRYTEFELLRAYLEISYPYIVLPPLPEKKVLYAWQKVTTDTFDPDFVDRRRVGLENFLLRVASHPILSRDEHFMGFLQQKDGWRESIKETGYLQLVESKLKALSVAVRLRKPDKRFETIKNYGIELQNNLCNVLRVRARLVEKQHSLYKLHANYGRVFSEWSAIERDMGDGLQKSGHYLDSLAATIDTTLEEEELIADQLKEWLFGASALQAVVKRREALQLTKDEAHDALTTAFEQKEKIIQGKSGLMSRLFVSVDTEEVRELKMLQLEQRIAQHEEAVKRVDEDLKSFSIKAMMDIERFQHQKVVDLKEILAAYCILQFKLARKGLQAWQHIKSCLESMP, from the exons ATGGAAGAAGTGTTTCAGAACGGGAATTATCAAAGGGAGTCGAACGCAAACATAACTACTATGGAGACACAAAAGGAG GATGTATTGCTTGATCACATGGAAATCTCTATAGTTGAAACCGAAAAGCGTGCAAATGGAGCATTGAATTTAAGAGAGTTTTATACAGTCTACCTCATTGAGACTAA aATTACAGATCCAAGCTTTAAAGGTGCACTCACCAAAGTAAGTTCTCTATGGCGCCGATACACAGAATTTGAACTACTCCGAGCTTATTTGGAAATTTCCTATCCGTATATTGTACTGCCTCCATTACCagaaaaaaaagttttatatGCATGGCAAAAGGTTACCACTGATACATTTGATCCAGATTTTGTTGATAGACGAAGAGTTGGTCTTGAG aaTTTCCTATTGAGGGTAGCCTCGCATCCTATATTGTCCCGTGATGAGCATTTTATGGGATTTTTGCAACAAAAAGATGGTTGGAGGGAAAGCATTAAAGAAACAG GTTATTTGCAATTAGTAGAATCAAAATTAAAGGCACTGAGCGTAGCAGTGCGATTAAGGAAACCAGATAAGCGATTTGAAACAATCAAAAACTATGGAATTGAACTTCAG aataatttatgtaatgtTCTTCGAGTACGTGCGCGACTTGTAGAAAAACAACACAGTTTGTACAAATTACATGCAAATTATGGTCGTGTGTTTAGCGAATGGAGTGCCATAGAAAGAGATATGGGTGATGGGCTACAG AAATCGGGTCACTACTTGGATTCATTAGCAGCTACAATAGATACAACTCTCGAAGAAGAGGAACTAATAGCAGATCAGTTGAAAGAATGGTTGTTTGGTGCTTCTGCGTTACAAGCAGTAGTCAAACGAAGAGAAGCTTTACAGTTAACCAAAGATGAAGCTCACGATGCTCTAACCACAGCAtttgaacaaaaagaaaaaattatacaag GTAAATCTGGTTTAATGTCAAGATTATTTGTATCTGTGGATACAGAAGAAGTTCGTGAATTAAAAATGCTACAATTAGAACAAAGGATTGCACAACACGAAGAAGCCGTCAAGCGGGTGGATGAAGatttaaa GTCTTTCTCTATTAAAGCAATGATGGACATTGAAAGATTTCAACATCAAAAGGTGGTAGatctaaaagaaattttggcagcttactgcattttacaatttaaactTGCTAGAAAG GGATTGCAAGCTTGGCAGCATATCAAGAGTTGTCTGGAAAGTATGccataa
- the LOC139993511 gene encoding synaptic vesicle glycoprotein 2B isoform X2, which produces MNPSVKYSGEDVKSEESGPVDFERAITNAGYGKFNYLLLLAVLPASFSSIFSSSAMSYVLPSAECDLRLTMFDKGLLNSMTFAGMISTSFFWGFMTDTFGRRKIMFYGYMVAGIMSLAACFSHTSWLLIFFKFLDGVIMSGPYAALMSYLAEVHNDAQRSRTYMWLGVFFSLGNISLPCIAWLIIPQKWTINVWTRVIKISSWRVFLAICSLPEFLACLAIFAFPESPRFLLLKGRREEALEVFRKIYSVNTGKNPDTYPIKDIDDEYSVELASNSKIKDKLRSCWQQIKPLFLSPNIFKLIAIGMIQLGATIGSNSIRLWMPQLFTMMEQFKNDYSKYEYSSSQPRFCYMLGQQGANHSFSTSFVNETLNAAHTCVPVELNSKVFINSIVIAVTGVIGYTLAGTLITVVGKKKLIATCFVVAAACCGSLYWAEDTNSILGLCSVFVAMSSIGGACVVNVIVDNFPTCLRTMAVSLTMMVGRIGAVIGNLLFPVLFDLSCLGPFIMIGSASLVSALLVTILPRKKSQKNKPKQIA; this is translated from the exons GTGAAGACGTAAAGTCTGAGGAGTCTGGTCCCGTAGATTTCGAACGAGCAATAACTAATGCCG GCTATGGAAAATTCAACTACTTGTTGCTGTTGGCCGTGTTGCCCGCTAGTTTCTCCAGTATTTTCTCGTCATCGGCGATGTCGTACGTGTTACCATCGGCCGAGTGCGACTTGAGGCTCACCATGTTCGACAAGGGTCTACTCAACTCGATGACGTTCGCAG GTATGATCAGCACCTCATTTTTCTGGGGATTTATGACCGATACATTTGGTCGTAGGAAGATAATGTTTTACGGTTACATGGTCGCCGGAATCATGAGTTTGGCGGCTTGTTTCTCGCATACTTCGTggcttttaattttcttcaagTTTCTCGATGGCGTAAT CATGTCCGGCCCGTATGCCGCTCTGATGTCTTATTTGGCAGAAGTGCACAACGATGCGCAGCGATCTCGAACCTATATGTGGCTAGGGGTGTTTTTCTCGCttggaaatatttctctaCCAT GCATCGCCTGGCTAATCATACCGCAAAAATGGACCATTAACGTTTGGACCAGGGTCATAAAGATCAGTTCATGGCGTGTGTTCTTGGCGATTTGTTCGTTGCCAGAGTTTCTTGCCTGCTTAGCGATCTTCGCATTCCCCGAGAGCCCGCGTTTTCTTTTGTTGAAAGGCAGGAGAGAAGAGGCTCTTGAAGTTTTCAGGAAGATATATTCGGTGAACACCGGCAAGAATCCAGACACGTATCCA ATAAAAGATATCGACGACGAGTATTCCGTCGAGCTGGCGAGTAACAGTAAGATAAAGGACAAGTTACGTTCCTGCTGGCAACAGATCAAACCACTCTTTCTATCGCCAAACATCTTCAAGCTGATCGCAATCGGCATGATCCAACTGGGTGCTACGATAGG atCGAATTCGATTAGACTATGGATGCCACAATTATTCACAATGATGGAACAATTCAAGAATGACTATTCGAAATACGAATATTCGAGCTCGCAGCCGCGCTTCTGTTACATGTTAGGCCAACAAGGAGCCAATCATAGTTTCTCAACGAGTTTCGTAAACGAAACTCTAAATGCTGCCCACACATGCGTAccg GTGGAATTGAACTCAAAAGTATTCATTAATTCTATCGTGATTGCGGTTACCGGTGTAATAGGATATACTTTGGCAGGCACGCTCATTACTGTAgtaggaaaaaagaaacttatAG CAACTTGTTTCGTTGTAGCAGCTGCTTGTTGTGGCTCGCTTTACTGGGCTGAAGACACTAACAGTATTCTTGGTTTGTGTTCAGTTTTCGTAGCCATGTCGAGCATAGGTGGTGCCTGTGTCGTAAACGTTATCGTCGATAATTTCCCTACGTGTTTAAG GACTATGGCAGTTAGTCTAACCATGATGGTAGGCAGAATTGGGGCGGTCATAGGCAACTTACTATTTCCAGTGCTGTTTGACTTGTCCTGCTTGGGTCCCTTCATTATGATTGGCTCTGCCTCTCTAG taTCGGCATTACTAGTGACCATCCTCCCACGAAAAAAATCGCAGAAGAATAAGCCAAAGCAAATTGCCTGA
- the LOC139993511 gene encoding synaptic vesicle glycoprotein 2B isoform X1, with the protein MMVFKRFFDMLSMFSYKYLRCEDVKSEESGPVDFERAITNAGYGKFNYLLLLAVLPASFSSIFSSSAMSYVLPSAECDLRLTMFDKGLLNSMTFAGMISTSFFWGFMTDTFGRRKIMFYGYMVAGIMSLAACFSHTSWLLIFFKFLDGVIMSGPYAALMSYLAEVHNDAQRSRTYMWLGVFFSLGNISLPCIAWLIIPQKWTINVWTRVIKISSWRVFLAICSLPEFLACLAIFAFPESPRFLLLKGRREEALEVFRKIYSVNTGKNPDTYPIKDIDDEYSVELASNSKIKDKLRSCWQQIKPLFLSPNIFKLIAIGMIQLGATIGSNSIRLWMPQLFTMMEQFKNDYSKYEYSSSQPRFCYMLGQQGANHSFSTSFVNETLNAAHTCVPVELNSKVFINSIVIAVTGVIGYTLAGTLITVVGKKKLIATCFVVAAACCGSLYWAEDTNSILGLCSVFVAMSSIGGACVVNVIVDNFPTCLRTMAVSLTMMVGRIGAVIGNLLFPVLFDLSCLGPFIMIGSASLVSALLVTILPRKKSQKNKPKQIA; encoded by the exons ATGATGGTGTTTAAACGATTCTTCGATATGCTTTCAATGTTTAGCTACAAGTATTTGCGAT GTGAAGACGTAAAGTCTGAGGAGTCTGGTCCCGTAGATTTCGAACGAGCAATAACTAATGCCG GCTATGGAAAATTCAACTACTTGTTGCTGTTGGCCGTGTTGCCCGCTAGTTTCTCCAGTATTTTCTCGTCATCGGCGATGTCGTACGTGTTACCATCGGCCGAGTGCGACTTGAGGCTCACCATGTTCGACAAGGGTCTACTCAACTCGATGACGTTCGCAG GTATGATCAGCACCTCATTTTTCTGGGGATTTATGACCGATACATTTGGTCGTAGGAAGATAATGTTTTACGGTTACATGGTCGCCGGAATCATGAGTTTGGCGGCTTGTTTCTCGCATACTTCGTggcttttaattttcttcaagTTTCTCGATGGCGTAAT CATGTCCGGCCCGTATGCCGCTCTGATGTCTTATTTGGCAGAAGTGCACAACGATGCGCAGCGATCTCGAACCTATATGTGGCTAGGGGTGTTTTTCTCGCttggaaatatttctctaCCAT GCATCGCCTGGCTAATCATACCGCAAAAATGGACCATTAACGTTTGGACCAGGGTCATAAAGATCAGTTCATGGCGTGTGTTCTTGGCGATTTGTTCGTTGCCAGAGTTTCTTGCCTGCTTAGCGATCTTCGCATTCCCCGAGAGCCCGCGTTTTCTTTTGTTGAAAGGCAGGAGAGAAGAGGCTCTTGAAGTTTTCAGGAAGATATATTCGGTGAACACCGGCAAGAATCCAGACACGTATCCA ATAAAAGATATCGACGACGAGTATTCCGTCGAGCTGGCGAGTAACAGTAAGATAAAGGACAAGTTACGTTCCTGCTGGCAACAGATCAAACCACTCTTTCTATCGCCAAACATCTTCAAGCTGATCGCAATCGGCATGATCCAACTGGGTGCTACGATAGG atCGAATTCGATTAGACTATGGATGCCACAATTATTCACAATGATGGAACAATTCAAGAATGACTATTCGAAATACGAATATTCGAGCTCGCAGCCGCGCTTCTGTTACATGTTAGGCCAACAAGGAGCCAATCATAGTTTCTCAACGAGTTTCGTAAACGAAACTCTAAATGCTGCCCACACATGCGTAccg GTGGAATTGAACTCAAAAGTATTCATTAATTCTATCGTGATTGCGGTTACCGGTGTAATAGGATATACTTTGGCAGGCACGCTCATTACTGTAgtaggaaaaaagaaacttatAG CAACTTGTTTCGTTGTAGCAGCTGCTTGTTGTGGCTCGCTTTACTGGGCTGAAGACACTAACAGTATTCTTGGTTTGTGTTCAGTTTTCGTAGCCATGTCGAGCATAGGTGGTGCCTGTGTCGTAAACGTTATCGTCGATAATTTCCCTACGTGTTTAAG GACTATGGCAGTTAGTCTAACCATGATGGTAGGCAGAATTGGGGCGGTCATAGGCAACTTACTATTTCCAGTGCTGTTTGACTTGTCCTGCTTGGGTCCCTTCATTATGATTGGCTCTGCCTCTCTAG taTCGGCATTACTAGTGACCATCCTCCCACGAAAAAAATCGCAGAAGAATAAGCCAAAGCAAATTGCCTGA
- the LOC139993511 gene encoding synaptic vesicle glycoprotein 2B isoform X3: protein MYLYEYGHGMISTSFFWGFMTDTFGRRKIMFYGYMVAGIMSLAACFSHTSWLLIFFKFLDGVIMSGPYAALMSYLAEVHNDAQRSRTYMWLGVFFSLGNISLPCIAWLIIPQKWTINVWTRVIKISSWRVFLAICSLPEFLACLAIFAFPESPRFLLLKGRREEALEVFRKIYSVNTGKNPDTYPIKDIDDEYSVELASNSKIKDKLRSCWQQIKPLFLSPNIFKLIAIGMIQLGATIGSNSIRLWMPQLFTMMEQFKNDYSKYEYSSSQPRFCYMLGQQGANHSFSTSFVNETLNAAHTCVPVELNSKVFINSIVIAVTGVIGYTLAGTLITVVGKKKLIATCFVVAAACCGSLYWAEDTNSILGLCSVFVAMSSIGGACVVNVIVDNFPTCLRTMAVSLTMMVGRIGAVIGNLLFPVLFDLSCLGPFIMIGSASLVSALLVTILPRKKSQKNKPKQIA, encoded by the exons ATGTATTTGTACGAGTACGGACATG GTATGATCAGCACCTCATTTTTCTGGGGATTTATGACCGATACATTTGGTCGTAGGAAGATAATGTTTTACGGTTACATGGTCGCCGGAATCATGAGTTTGGCGGCTTGTTTCTCGCATACTTCGTggcttttaattttcttcaagTTTCTCGATGGCGTAAT CATGTCCGGCCCGTATGCCGCTCTGATGTCTTATTTGGCAGAAGTGCACAACGATGCGCAGCGATCTCGAACCTATATGTGGCTAGGGGTGTTTTTCTCGCttggaaatatttctctaCCAT GCATCGCCTGGCTAATCATACCGCAAAAATGGACCATTAACGTTTGGACCAGGGTCATAAAGATCAGTTCATGGCGTGTGTTCTTGGCGATTTGTTCGTTGCCAGAGTTTCTTGCCTGCTTAGCGATCTTCGCATTCCCCGAGAGCCCGCGTTTTCTTTTGTTGAAAGGCAGGAGAGAAGAGGCTCTTGAAGTTTTCAGGAAGATATATTCGGTGAACACCGGCAAGAATCCAGACACGTATCCA ATAAAAGATATCGACGACGAGTATTCCGTCGAGCTGGCGAGTAACAGTAAGATAAAGGACAAGTTACGTTCCTGCTGGCAACAGATCAAACCACTCTTTCTATCGCCAAACATCTTCAAGCTGATCGCAATCGGCATGATCCAACTGGGTGCTACGATAGG atCGAATTCGATTAGACTATGGATGCCACAATTATTCACAATGATGGAACAATTCAAGAATGACTATTCGAAATACGAATATTCGAGCTCGCAGCCGCGCTTCTGTTACATGTTAGGCCAACAAGGAGCCAATCATAGTTTCTCAACGAGTTTCGTAAACGAAACTCTAAATGCTGCCCACACATGCGTAccg GTGGAATTGAACTCAAAAGTATTCATTAATTCTATCGTGATTGCGGTTACCGGTGTAATAGGATATACTTTGGCAGGCACGCTCATTACTGTAgtaggaaaaaagaaacttatAG CAACTTGTTTCGTTGTAGCAGCTGCTTGTTGTGGCTCGCTTTACTGGGCTGAAGACACTAACAGTATTCTTGGTTTGTGTTCAGTTTTCGTAGCCATGTCGAGCATAGGTGGTGCCTGTGTCGTAAACGTTATCGTCGATAATTTCCCTACGTGTTTAAG GACTATGGCAGTTAGTCTAACCATGATGGTAGGCAGAATTGGGGCGGTCATAGGCAACTTACTATTTCCAGTGCTGTTTGACTTGTCCTGCTTGGGTCCCTTCATTATGATTGGCTCTGCCTCTCTAG taTCGGCATTACTAGTGACCATCCTCCCACGAAAAAAATCGCAGAAGAATAAGCCAAAGCAAATTGCCTGA